A window of Candidatus Hydrogenedentota bacterium genomic DNA:
GAATCTGTGTTCTGTCAGGAATCCTCAATGACCACCATCCCCTTACACCATGTTTACACCTACAACGACGTCGACCGCGCTTTCTGGGCGGAGCATCTGGAGGACTGGGTGCCCCGGCGGATTCTTGACTGCCATGTTCACATGGCGGACCCGCGCTTCAAGATCGAGACCATCACGGAGGAGATGCGCAGAGACTACTGGGTCAACGAACTTTCCCATGCCGAAGATCCCGACTCCGCCGAGCGCAATCACGCCATCGTGTATCCCGGTCGCGAAGTGAGCGCGCTGGCCTTCACCGTGCCCAATTTGAGCTGGGAAGTGGAGGGGGCCAATCTGGATTTGATGCCCCGGGCCCTTGCGAAGGGCTGGCATACCCTGGCGGTGGTGCGGCCCACGTGGCGCGCGGAGCAGATCGCGTGGTGGCTCGACCAGCCGGGATGCATCGGCGTGAAGCCCTACTATTCGCTCATCGGCTACGATGCCACCTCGCGCGACCGCTATATTGAAGCGAGTATTTTCGATTTTCTGCCTCACCATCAATTCGAGGTGCTCAACGAGCGGGGAGCCTGGGTGACGATGCATGTGCCCAAGGCCGACCGCCTGGGACATCCGGACAACATTCGCGAGGTCCAGGAGATTCGCTCGCGTTATCCCCGCGTAAAGCTGGTGATCGCGCACCTTGGTCGCAGCTACACCCTGCCTCATGCGCAGGAGGGTCTTGCGCCGCTGAAGGAGGATCCGGGGCTGTACTTCGACAACTCCGCCGTGCTCAATCCGGAAGTGCATCGCTATGCGCTGGAGACGATTGGCCCCGAGCGGATCATGTACGCGACGGACAATCCGATTTTCTACATGCGCGGTCGACGCCAATGGTCGGGCCGAACCTACACCAACCGCACAAGCCACGACTTCTACTTCAACAAGGTGCGCGAATCGCCCGAGATCGAGGCGCAATACACGCTGTACATGTACGAGGCGATGAAGGCGCTCAAGGGCGCCTGCGAAGATCTCGGAATCGATCGTGCGCAGGTGGAGGCGATGTTTCATGGCACCGCGGCGCGATTGATTGGCGAAATTGATGCGGGAAAGTCTTGACAGCGTGTCGAAGATTTTGTATCGTTGAGAACATAAATTAACACAATCGAACATCTTGATGGCGCGCCCGATCCGGGCGAACGAGGAGCCAGAAATCATGAAGCCCGATTCACGACGCAGCTTTTTGAAACAGTTGTCCCTGGGGGCGGGCCTGGCCGGTGTGGGGGGGGCGGCCTTTGGTGCGGAGGAGAAGATTCAGGGCTTCGACGAAACAGCCACCACGGTGCAGCAGGGCAAGGTTTGGCAGCCCATTTCTGATCGCAAGGTGCGCGTGGGCATTGTGGGCTATGGCGTGTGCCGCTTCGGCGCGGCCTTCGGCTTTCAGGATCACCCCAATGTAGAAGTCGCGGCGGTGAGCGATCTCTTTCCCGAGCGCTGCGCGGAACTGGCGAAGGCGTGCCGCTGCGAGAAGACCTACCCGTCCCTCGAAGAAATGGTGAAGGACGACACGCTGGAGGCGATATTCCTGGCAACGGACGCGCCCAGCCATGCGCGGCATGCGATGCTTGCGTTGAACCACGGGAAGCACGTGGGGTGTGCGGTGCCGGCGACCTGGGGCTCCCTGGAAGAGGGGCAGCAGTTGTACGACACGGTCAAGGCGACCGGAAAGAACTACCAGATGTTCGAGACGTCGGCCTATCACGACGATTGCTACGCCATGCGCACGCTGTACAACGCCGGGAAGCTTGGGCGCATCGTTTACAGCGAAGGCGAGTATTACCACTATGTCGATACGCCCATCGACTCCTACAAGGGCTGGCGCATCGCCTGTCCGCCGATCTGGTATCCCACCCACTCGACGGCTTACCACGTGGCGGTGTGTGGCGAGCACTACACCGAAGTTTCCTGCATGGGCCTGCCGAGCATCCTCGCGGATCGGGCGAGCGGGGAGAATCAATACAAAAATAAATTCGGCACGCAGATCGCCCTCTTCCGCACGAGTGGCGGCGGCATGTCGCGCATGCTGGTGAGCCTGGATTCGCCGGGCTACGGCGGCGAGGTGGGCCGGGTGCGGGGCGAGAAGGGCTCGGTCATCGGGACGACCTATCAGGGCCTGGAGGACATCAGCGGTCTTGAGCTGGCGAAGCCGCCCCTGCCTTCGAGCGTGGACCCCGGCGGCCACGGCGGCTCCCACGGTTATCTGACGGAGGAATTCATCACGGCGATTCTGCAGGAGCGCCGCCCGCTGATTGATATCGCCTGGAGCCTGAACATGACCGTGTGCGGAATTGTGGCCCACGAGTCGGCATTGAAGGATGGGGAGCTGTTGAAGATTCCCCACTTTGAATCGCTGGCTTGAAAACAATGATTTGCACCACGAAGACACGAAGAACACGAAGTATGAACGCAAATTGAATAAATTGGACTGAACCACGAATGGACACGAATTTACACGAATAGGAGAGACACATCGCCCAGTTTTAGCGAGTTCGAATGCGAATACTGAACTGGAACCCGGTTTCTTATTCGTGTGGATTCGTGTTCATTCGTGGTTGAATGATTTTTAGACTGTGCATGCCTGTCTCACTGCGATAAGCATCTAGCGGTTGTATTCCGAAACGAACATAACACGGGTGCCGAAGTAACCGACGCCCGACACCCCATAGGAGCACTATCATGAGTTCACGCCGCAGCTTTTTGAAACATCTTTCCCTGGGGGCTGGTTTTGCCGGCGCCAGCGGCTTTGCCTTTGCGGCCGAGGAAAAGATTCAGGGTTTTGATGAAACCGCGACCACGGTGCAGACGGAGAAGGTCTGGACGCCGGTGTCCGACCGGAAGGTCCGCTTTGGCATCGTGGGCTATGGCGTGTGCCGCTTCGGCGCGGCCTTCGGCTTTCAGGATCACCCGAATGTCGAGGTGGTGGCGGTGAGCGACCTGATCCCCGAGAACTGCAAGGGCTTGGCCGAGGCCTGCCGATGCGCCAAGACCTATCCCTCGCTGGAAGAACTGGTGAAGGACGACAACATTGAAGCGGTGTTCGTGGCGACGGATGCGCCGAGCCATGCGCGCCACTGCATCGAGGTGTTGAAGCACGGCAAGCACGTGTGCTGCGCGGTGCCGGCTACGTTCGGCTCGCTGGAAGAGGCGGAAGAGCTTTACAAGACGGTGAAGGAGACGGGGCTGAACTACATGCTTATGGAGACATCATCGTTTCACGATGATCTGTACGCCATGCGGCTGCTGTTTCAACAGGGTCACTTCGGCCGAATGCTTTACACGGAGGGCGAGTATTACCACTACATGGACGTGCCCATCGATTCCTACAAGGGCTGGCGCATCGGCCTGCCGCCGCAGTATTACCCTACGCACTCCAACGCCTACCACACCTGCGTCACGGGTGAAAGCTTCACGGAAGTTTCCTGCATGGGCATTCCGAGCATCATCGATCACCTGAAGCCGGAGAACAATATCTACAAGAATCCGTTCGGCACGGAAATCGCCATGTTCCGCACGAGCGGCGGCGGCATGTCGCGCATGGCGGTGAGCTGGGACACGCCCGGCGTGGGCGGCGAGATGGGCCGGGTTCGCGGCGACAAGGGCACGATGTACAACGGCCAATTCCAGGGCCTGACGGATATCAAGGGGATTGAACTGCGCAAGCCACCCCTTCCCCCGACGGTGGACCCCGGCGGCCATGGCGGTTCCCATGGCTACCTCTCCA
This region includes:
- a CDS encoding Gfo/Idh/MocA family oxidoreductase → MKQLSLGAGLAGVGGAAFGAEEKIQGFDETATTVQQGKVWQPISDRKVRVGIVGYGVCRFGAAFGFQDHPNVEVAAVSDLFPERCAELAKACRCEKTYPSLEEMVKDDTLEAIFLATDAPSHARHAMLALNHGKHVGCAVPATWGSLEEGQQLYDTVKATGKNYQMFETSAYHDDCYAMRTLYNAGKLGRIVYSEGEYYHYVDTPIDSYKGWRIACPPIWYPTHSTAYHVAVCGEHYTEVSCMGLPSILADRASGENQYKNKFGTQIALFRTSGGGMSRMLVSLDSPGYGGEVGRVRGEKGSVIGTTYQGLEDISGLELAKPPLPSSVDPGGHGGSHGYLTEEFITAILQERRPLIDIAWSLNMTVCGIVAHESALKDGELLKIPHFESLA
- a CDS encoding Gfo/Idh/MocA family oxidoreductase, translated to MSSRRSFLKHLSLGAGFAGASGFAFAAEEKIQGFDETATTVQTEKVWTPVSDRKVRFGIVGYGVCRFGAAFGFQDHPNVEVVAVSDLIPENCKGLAEACRCAKTYPSLEELVKDDNIEAVFVATDAPSHARHCIEVLKHGKHVCCAVPATFGSLEEAEELYKTVKETGLNYMLMETSSFHDDLYAMRLLFQQGHFGRMLYTEGEYYHYMDVPIDSYKGWRIGLPPQYYPTHSNAYHTCVTGESFTEVSCMGIPSIIDHLKPENNIYKNPFGTEIAMFRTSGGGMSRMAVSWDTPGVGGEMGRVRGDKGTMYNGQFQGLTDIKGIELRKPPLPPTVDPGGHGGSHGYLSNEFVHSIIEKRQPLVNIKWALDMTVGGIVAHQSAMKDGELLKIPQFA
- a CDS encoding amidohydrolase family protein; this translates as MTTIPLHHVYTYNDVDRAFWAEHLEDWVPRRILDCHVHMADPRFKIETITEEMRRDYWVNELSHAEDPDSAERNHAIVYPGREVSALAFTVPNLSWEVEGANLDLMPRALAKGWHTLAVVRPTWRAEQIAWWLDQPGCIGVKPYYSLIGYDATSRDRYIEASIFDFLPHHQFEVLNERGAWVTMHVPKADRLGHPDNIREVQEIRSRYPRVKLVIAHLGRSYTLPHAQEGLAPLKEDPGLYFDNSAVLNPEVHRYALETIGPERIMYATDNPIFYMRGRRQWSGRTYTNRTSHDFYFNKVRESPEIEAQYTLYMYEAMKALKGACEDLGIDRAQVEAMFHGTAARLIGEIDAGKS